One Mycolicibacterium goodii genomic region harbors:
- a CDS encoding ABC transporter permease, producing the protein MSSAVSGVRRIPPGVRRALVRIVGVIGVLWGAATLTFLAQQLMPGDPAQTILGGAGARPSPEQLAAVRAQYGFDEAAIVQYLHFLGGLAHGDLGTSYILKQPVADIIGDHLGPTLTLTLVSLVTAWVIAVTVTLLTAHRSRWVTSVGSALEIFLAALPQYWLGIVLLVIFAIQLRLLPVIGGDDIEGLILPALTLALPLAGYLGQVTRDEFSSAMEQPFSVTARARGMSDWGVRWRHALRHAILPGLTLSGWALGSLFSTAVIVESVFVRPGLGRVLVDAVTSKDMPVVIGVTLFVAAVYVLANLLVDLGFVRVDPRLRRTR; encoded by the coding sequence GTGAGTTCGGCCGTATCCGGCGTCCGCCGCATCCCACCCGGGGTGCGGCGTGCGCTTGTCCGTATCGTCGGCGTGATCGGCGTGCTGTGGGGTGCAGCCACTTTGACGTTCCTCGCCCAGCAATTGATGCCCGGTGATCCCGCGCAGACAATCCTCGGCGGCGCGGGGGCCCGTCCCTCACCCGAGCAGCTGGCCGCCGTGCGTGCGCAATACGGCTTCGACGAGGCCGCCATCGTGCAGTATCTGCACTTCCTCGGCGGCTTGGCACACGGTGACCTCGGTACGTCCTACATCCTCAAGCAACCCGTGGCCGACATCATCGGCGATCACCTCGGGCCGACCCTGACCTTGACACTGGTGTCGCTCGTGACGGCGTGGGTGATCGCGGTGACGGTCACGCTGCTGACCGCGCACCGGTCCCGCTGGGTGACGAGCGTCGGTTCGGCCCTGGAGATCTTCCTGGCCGCCTTACCTCAATACTGGTTGGGCATCGTGCTTCTGGTCATCTTCGCGATTCAGTTGCGGCTGCTGCCGGTGATCGGGGGCGACGACATCGAGGGGCTGATCCTGCCCGCGCTGACATTGGCGCTGCCGTTGGCCGGCTACCTCGGACAGGTCACCCGCGACGAGTTCTCGTCGGCCATGGAGCAGCCGTTCTCGGTAACGGCACGTGCCCGTGGTATGAGCGACTGGGGTGTGCGCTGGCGTCACGCGCTGCGGCACGCGATCCTGCCTGGGCTGACGTTGTCGGGGTGGGCGCTGGGATCGCTGTTCTCGACCGCGGTGATCGTCGAATCGGTGTTCGTACGGCCCGGTTTGGGTCGGGTCCTGGTCGACGCGGTCACGAGCAAGGACATGCCGGTGGTGATCGGGGTGACGCTGTTCGTGGCCGCGGTCTATGTGCTGGCCAATCTGCTGGTCGACCTCGGCTTCGTGCGCGTCGACCCGAGGCTGAGGAGGACCCGATGA
- a CDS encoding ABC transporter substrate-binding protein: MIRTPYRRAVPGSLALVAALTLAGCGGSGGVDESASDGNPVSGGSIVYATDREPTCLDPHNFGDMPQTYVARQYLDSLVSERPDGSVVPWLAESWEVSPDGLTYTFAIKQGVKFHDGTPLDAEAVKANFEHILDPATESATDAGYLRPYYESSRAVDPATFELRLKTPYSALLPVLSQAFFGIQSPKAMARGLEQNCQSPVGTGPFVVKAWNRGQSVELDRNPDYNSAPADAKHQGPAYLDHISWKFIEDGSVRAAAVQGRDADIIFNPPPQQVAALKADPNLATQEFTHTGLPNGIALNTSRAPFNDTKVRQAFIHGSNAEAAVKSAYLGVYEWEHGPISTTTPYYKDLPSFYSYDKNTADKLLDEAGWTQRDAEGYRTKDGKRLTAELVYSADPGDTPPADVTLFQNIQSAEKEIGFDVVLRPLPQDQYFAAFSDKNAYDGLTGAYWNSPTPAVLSIVFSSDSLKAAPGNNMSWVENPRIDELVRAAAATTDTAEQERLYGQTQDIVADEAYQLGLYPVLTRLVAHKKLKDVWIEPSEGEPVLHDAWLAP, from the coding sequence GTGATCCGAACTCCATATCGCCGTGCCGTTCCCGGCTCGCTCGCGCTCGTCGCCGCCCTTACCCTCGCGGGTTGCGGTGGTTCCGGCGGCGTCGACGAGTCCGCATCCGATGGGAACCCGGTGAGCGGGGGCTCCATCGTGTACGCGACCGACCGCGAACCCACGTGCCTGGATCCACACAACTTCGGCGACATGCCGCAAACCTACGTCGCGCGCCAGTACCTGGACAGCCTGGTCTCCGAGCGACCCGACGGCTCGGTGGTGCCATGGCTCGCCGAGTCGTGGGAGGTCTCCCCCGACGGCCTGACCTACACCTTCGCGATCAAGCAGGGGGTGAAGTTCCACGACGGCACCCCGCTGGACGCCGAGGCTGTCAAGGCGAACTTCGAGCACATCCTCGACCCGGCGACCGAATCGGCCACAGACGCCGGTTATCTGCGGCCCTACTACGAAAGCTCGCGCGCTGTCGACCCGGCGACATTCGAGCTCAGGCTCAAGACGCCGTATTCGGCTCTGCTGCCTGTGCTCTCACAGGCATTCTTCGGTATCCAGTCGCCGAAGGCCATGGCGCGCGGGCTCGAGCAGAACTGCCAGTCGCCGGTGGGCACCGGACCGTTCGTCGTCAAGGCCTGGAATCGCGGTCAGAGTGTCGAACTCGACCGCAACCCCGACTACAACTCGGCGCCTGCCGACGCCAAGCACCAGGGCCCGGCCTACCTCGACCACATCAGCTGGAAGTTCATCGAGGACGGCTCGGTCCGCGCCGCCGCCGTGCAGGGCCGCGACGCCGACATCATCTTCAACCCGCCGCCACAGCAGGTCGCGGCGCTCAAGGCCGACCCGAACCTTGCGACGCAGGAGTTCACCCACACGGGTCTGCCGAATGGTATTGCGCTCAACACCTCTCGTGCGCCGTTCAACGACACCAAGGTGCGCCAGGCGTTCATCCACGGCTCCAATGCCGAGGCTGCCGTGAAGAGCGCATATCTCGGTGTCTACGAATGGGAACACGGCCCGATCTCGACGACCACGCCGTACTACAAGGACCTGCCCAGCTTCTACTCCTACGACAAGAACACGGCAGACAAGCTGCTCGACGAGGCCGGTTGGACGCAGCGCGACGCCGAGGGTTACCGCACCAAAGACGGCAAGCGGCTGACCGCCGAACTGGTGTATTCGGCAGACCCGGGAGACACGCCGCCCGCGGATGTGACGCTGTTCCAGAACATCCAGTCCGCGGAGAAGGAGATCGGCTTCGACGTCGTGCTCAGGCCGCTGCCACAGGACCAGTACTTCGCCGCGTTCTCCGACAAGAACGCCTATGACGGGCTGACCGGTGCCTATTGGAACAGTCCCACCCCGGCCGTACTGTCGATCGTGTTCTCGTCGGACTCACTCAAGGCCGCGCCCGGTAACAACATGAGCTGGGTCGAGAACCCGAGAATCGACGAGTTGGTCCGCGCGGCCGCTGCCACCACGGATACCGCTGAGCAGGAACGTCTTTACGGCCAGACCCAGGACATCGTCGCCGACGAGGCCTACCAGCTTGGCCTGTACCCGGTGCTGACGCGCCTGGTCGCCCACAAGAAGCTCAAGGACGTCTGGATCGAGCCGTCCGAGGGCGAGCCGGTGCTGCACGACGCCTGGTTGGCGCCGTGA